A window of Xiphophorus hellerii strain 12219 chromosome 19, Xiphophorus_hellerii-4.1, whole genome shotgun sequence contains these coding sequences:
- the LOC116709073 gene encoding cdc42 effector protein 3 — protein MPLKTSLYRNPSSSRWSSRNSKRREVLSVEMISLPLGDFRHVSHIGSDSQDDSFGDLSFLKMGHGLLRQSSKSEQNLFLSCKPPPKPPRLNLDGKEGMQSPEWSVDKKRKKCNSLPLLDSEEEDKCENEEVNETRNDFASNQTCRPGSGSMGSDRDREFTGSCEHIDEFKDEDSGFSFSLDLGPSILEDVLRVMDKLHN, from the coding sequence ATGCCACTTAAAACATCGCTGTACAGAAATCCATCCTCCAGTCGCTGGTCTAGCAGGAACTCAAAGAGGAGAGAAGTGCTATCTGTCGAAATGATCAGTCTACCCCTAGGTGATTTCCGGCATGTCTCTCACATTGGGAGCGACAGCCAAGACGACAGCTTTGGAGATTTATCCTTCCTCAAAATGGGTCACGGCCTGCTCCGACAAAGTTCCAAGAGCGAACAGAACCTCTTCCTGAGCTGCAAGCCACCGCCAAAGCCCCCACGTCTGAACCTGGATGGAAAGGAGGGCATGCAGAGCCCCGAGTGGTCTGTGGacaagaagagaaagaagtgcAACTCTTTGCCTCTTCTGGACAGTGAAGAAGAAGATAAGTGCGAAAATGAGGAAGTTAATGAAACGAGGAATGACTTTGCTTCTAATCAGACTTGCCGGCCCGGAAGTGGCAGCATGGGTTCTGATAGAGATCGAGAGTTCACAGGGAGTTGTGAACACATTGATGAATTTAAGGATGAGGACAGTGGCTTTTCATTCAGTCTGGACCTGGGCCCTTCAATCCTGGAGGATGTTCTTCGGGTGATGGACAAACTGCACAACTGA